One part of the Brevundimonas subvibrioides ATCC 15264 genome encodes these proteins:
- a CDS encoding response regulator transcription factor — MIIDDDVVVMESLEALFLSAGYEVQAFGLATDFLAALDGLQPACIVSDLRMPDMDGLALARRLKIEMGLAWPLILISGHADVAHAVAARNAGVVDFLIKPFPPQSLLTLVNTCCDALLRSETDDQTG, encoded by the coding sequence GTGATCATCGACGACGACGTGGTCGTGATGGAGTCTCTGGAAGCGCTGTTCCTGTCGGCCGGCTATGAGGTTCAGGCCTTTGGCCTGGCCACGGATTTTCTCGCAGCCCTCGACGGCCTTCAACCGGCCTGTATCGTCTCGGACCTCAGGATGCCGGATATGGACGGCCTGGCACTGGCGCGTCGGTTGAAGATCGAGATGGGCCTGGCATGGCCGCTCATTCTCATCAGTGGACATGCCGACGTCGCCCATGCGGTGGCCGCCAGGAACGCCGGCGTCGTTGATTTTCTGATCAAACCGTTTCCGCCGCAAAGTCTTCTGACCCTGGTGAACACCTGCTGTGACGCTTTGCTTCGGTCGGAAACGGACGACCAGACCGGGTAG
- a CDS encoding PepSY-associated TM helix domain-containing protein, with product MTDAASDIPARKAAPGSTLNGARAFWLKELHRWHWISAGLSLAGMLLFAITGITLNHAAQIPAEPVTVETSATLPAPLLARLSDFPDETTDPVPDAVARWAVDALDASVGGLPTETAPDEIYVALKGPGKDGWLTIDRATGEAVRETTTRGWVAYLNDLHKGRDTGPVWYWFIDVFAVACIVFAVTGLTLLWLHARNRASTWPLVGLGIAVPVIIALIFIH from the coding sequence GTGACTGACGCTGCCTCCGACATTCCTGCCCGCAAGGCCGCCCCCGGCTCGACCCTGAACGGTGCCCGCGCCTTCTGGTTGAAGGAACTGCACCGCTGGCACTGGATTTCGGCCGGGCTTTCGCTGGCGGGCATGCTGCTCTTCGCCATCACCGGCATCACCCTGAACCATGCGGCGCAGATCCCGGCCGAGCCCGTCACGGTCGAGACCTCGGCGACACTGCCCGCGCCGCTGCTGGCGCGCCTGTCCGACTTTCCGGACGAGACGACCGACCCTGTGCCCGACGCCGTGGCGCGCTGGGCGGTCGATGCGCTGGACGCCTCCGTGGGGGGGCTGCCGACCGAGACGGCGCCCGACGAGATCTATGTCGCGCTCAAGGGGCCTGGAAAAGACGGCTGGCTGACCATCGACCGGGCGACCGGCGAGGCGGTGCGCGAGACGACCACCCGCGGCTGGGTCGCCTATCTGAACGACCTGCACAAGGGCCGCGACACCGGTCCGGTCTGGTACTGGTTCATCGACGTATTCGCTGTGGCCTGCATCGTCTTCGCCGTGACCGGCCTGACCCTGTTGTGGCTGCACGCCCGGAACCGCGCCTCGACCTGGCCCCTCGTGGGGCTGGGGATCGCGGTGCCGGTCATCATCGCCCTGATCTTCATCCACTGA
- a CDS encoding DUF2271 domain-containing protein gives MRTLPVVLAVAAGSVAAPALAADLTVTVEVPTVRTAAYHRPYVAIWIEQPDQTAVRTIALWYEAGETARGDGDGAQYLKDIRTWWRKGGRAMTVPISGVSGPTRAPGRQTVTVPGARLASLPAGQYNVVVEAAREQGGRELVRVPFTWGGAASSGSAAGTSELGAVRVAVTR, from the coding sequence ATGCGTACCCTGCCTGTCGTCCTGGCCGTCGCGGCGGGATCCGTTGCTGCCCCGGCCCTGGCCGCTGACCTGACCGTGACGGTCGAGGTGCCGACGGTCCGCACCGCCGCCTACCATCGCCCCTATGTCGCGATCTGGATCGAACAGCCCGACCAGACCGCCGTTCGCACCATCGCCCTCTGGTACGAGGCGGGCGAAACCGCGCGCGGCGACGGCGACGGCGCGCAGTATCTGAAAGATATCCGGACCTGGTGGCGCAAGGGCGGTCGCGCCATGACCGTGCCGATCAGCGGTGTCAGCGGCCCGACCCGGGCCCCGGGCCGTCAGACGGTGACCGTTCCTGGCGCGCGCCTCGCGAGCCTGCCGGCCGGTCAGTACAACGTCGTCGTCGAGGCGGCGCGCGAGCAGGGCGGCCGCGAACTGGTGCGCGTGCCCTTCACCTGGGGCGGGGCCGCGTCGTCCGGCTCGGCCGCCGGAACCTCCGAACTGGGCGCCGTCCGCGTCGCCGTCACCCGATAG
- a CDS encoding DUF4198 domain-containing protein — MKKLILPAIALLAAVAAPFSASAHRGWLMPSSTVLSGERAWVAFDAAASNGVFIADHAPLRLSPQTLSVLAPDGAAGVVANLMQGAYRSTFDVEINKPGTWKIANASAGMNAAWILNGTPGRWRGPAADMAANVPAGATDVVSAPSASRLETFVTLGEPTTSVFAPTGVGIEMVPVTHPNDLVAEEAATFQFLKDGAPYANADVIVARGGLQYRDNPEEMTARTDADGKVSITWPEAGMYWVNTSWRDPAAPAPVEGEGRGGPPVASAQYTAVLQVLP, encoded by the coding sequence ATGAAGAAGCTGATCCTGCCCGCCATCGCCCTGCTGGCCGCCGTGGCCGCACCGTTCTCGGCCAGCGCGCACCGTGGCTGGCTGATGCCGTCCAGCACCGTCCTGTCGGGCGAGCGCGCCTGGGTCGCATTCGACGCCGCGGCCTCCAACGGCGTCTTCATCGCCGACCACGCCCCCCTGCGCCTGTCGCCCCAGACCCTCAGCGTCCTCGCACCCGACGGTGCGGCGGGCGTCGTCGCCAACCTGATGCAGGGCGCCTATCGCTCGACCTTCGACGTCGAGATCAACAAGCCCGGCACCTGGAAGATCGCCAATGCCTCCGCCGGCATGAACGCCGCCTGGATCCTGAACGGCACGCCCGGTCGCTGGCGCGGTCCGGCCGCCGACATGGCCGCCAACGTCCCGGCCGGGGCCACCGACGTCGTCTCGGCCCCCAGCGCCAGCCGCCTCGAAACCTTCGTGACCCTGGGCGAGCCGACGACCTCGGTCTTCGCCCCGACCGGCGTCGGCATCGAGATGGTGCCGGTGACCCACCCCAACGACCTGGTGGCCGAGGAAGCGGCGACCTTCCAGTTCCTGAAGGACGGCGCCCCCTATGCCAACGCCGACGTCATCGTCGCGCGGGGCGGCCTGCAGTACCGCGACAATCCCGAGGAAATGACCGCCCGGACGGACGCCGACGGCAAGGTCTCGATCACCTGGCCCGAGGCCGGCATGTACTGGGTCAACACCAGCTGGCGCGACCCGGCCGCACCGGCTCCGGTCGAGGGTGAAGGCCGCGGCGGACCCCCGGTCGCCTCGGCCCAGTACACCGCCGTGCTGCAGGTCCTGCCCTGA
- a CDS encoding FAD:protein FMN transferase produces the protein MDRPPARPNGDRIWSLDGDTMGTTWSVRLVAPSGLEQAAVEAAIQADLDAVIAVFSPWAHDSEIARFNAAPPGMWALSPALWSVLDASMNLADDTDGAVDPTLGALVDLWGFGPPGPRPDTDPLPSEAEIATALAVSGWQGLRLHRDARAAMQPGGLKLDFSGIAKGHAVDRVSDTLTALGCNSHLVEIGGEMRGTGVKPDAQPWWIGLEPPPGAMIPRSVAGLVDIAVATSGDWRRAFQFDGILYPHTLDGRTGRPVANGVASVTVFHASAMLADAWATALTVSGPEQGLALARAHGIAAQILTRTSEGVTEVLSPAFAAMLDDEA, from the coding sequence ATGGATCGCCCGCCGGCGCGTCCGAATGGCGACAGGATCTGGTCGCTGGACGGCGACACCATGGGCACGACCTGGTCGGTCCGGCTGGTCGCGCCGTCGGGGCTGGAGCAGGCCGCTGTCGAAGCCGCGATCCAGGCCGACCTGGACGCCGTCATCGCCGTCTTCAGTCCCTGGGCGCATGACAGCGAAATCGCTCGCTTCAACGCCGCCCCGCCCGGCATGTGGGCGCTGTCGCCCGCCCTGTGGTCTGTGCTCGACGCCTCCATGAACCTGGCGGACGACACCGACGGCGCGGTCGATCCCACCTTGGGGGCCCTGGTCGACCTGTGGGGATTCGGCCCGCCGGGACCGCGACCGGACACCGACCCGCTACCGTCCGAAGCCGAAATCGCGACTGCCTTGGCCGTCAGTGGCTGGCAGGGTCTGCGTCTGCACCGCGACGCGCGGGCGGCCATGCAGCCGGGCGGGCTGAAGCTGGACTTTTCCGGCATTGCCAAGGGTCACGCCGTGGACCGGGTGTCCGACACCCTCACCGCGCTGGGCTGCAACTCTCACCTGGTCGAGATCGGTGGCGAGATGCGCGGCACGGGCGTCAAGCCGGATGCCCAGCCGTGGTGGATCGGGCTGGAGCCTCCGCCCGGTGCGATGATCCCCCGCTCGGTCGCGGGCTTGGTCGATATCGCTGTGGCGACGTCCGGCGACTGGCGACGGGCCTTCCAATTCGACGGGATCCTGTACCCGCATACGCTGGACGGGCGGACCGGTCGGCCGGTGGCGAACGGCGTCGCCTCGGTGACCGTTTTCCACGCCAGCGCCATGCTGGCCGATGCCTGGGCCACGGCCCTGACCGTCAGCGGCCCGGAACAGGGGCTGGCGCTCGCCCGGGCCCACGGCATTGCCGCCCAGATCCTGACCCGGACCTCCGAAGGCGTGACCGAGGTCCTGAGCCCGGCCTTTGCGGCGATGCTGGACGACGAGGCTTGA
- a CDS encoding sulfite reductase subunit alpha, whose protein sequence is MSADPVRWLWAAAVVAVWLILTGWIIWRARRRPETGGEGGNLLIAVASQTGFGDELAEVARRMLAEAGQSARVAALSELEAADLIAARRVLFIASTTGEGDAPDSAARFVRRTMAAGVDLSGVSYGLLSLGDRSYRDFCGFGRALDGWLKGAGAVALFETVEVDNGDASAIRRWQGELAALTGGVATAEWTAPDHAPWRLVERCLLNPGSPGEAAWHLGFEPPAAGLDWQAGDIVELVGPSTDDGLALREYSVASLPSDGRVELLVRRMHRPDGTPGLVSGWLTGPLKVGDAVPMRLRVNAAFRAPPSSTPMILIGNGTGLAGLRSHLKARASEPGSAQTWLMFGERTAEHDAFHDAELQGWLASGALTRLDRTFSRDPGDGRYVQALITENADTVRDWIGRGAALYICGSLEGMAGGVHVALEDVLGTTALRDLVETGRYRRDVY, encoded by the coding sequence TTGAGCGCGGACCCGGTGCGGTGGCTGTGGGCGGCGGCCGTGGTGGCGGTCTGGCTGATCCTGACCGGCTGGATCATCTGGCGCGCGCGCCGGCGGCCCGAGACCGGAGGCGAAGGGGGCAACCTGTTGATCGCGGTGGCCAGCCAGACGGGGTTCGGCGACGAATTGGCCGAGGTTGCCCGCCGCATGCTGGCCGAGGCGGGCCAGTCCGCGCGGGTCGCCGCCTTGTCCGAGCTTGAGGCGGCCGACCTGATCGCCGCGCGCCGCGTCCTCTTTATCGCCTCCACGACCGGCGAGGGCGATGCGCCCGACAGCGCTGCCCGGTTCGTGCGAAGGACCATGGCGGCCGGGGTCGACCTGTCGGGCGTATCCTATGGCCTGCTGTCGCTCGGCGATCGGTCGTACCGCGATTTCTGCGGCTTCGGTCGGGCCCTCGACGGCTGGCTGAAGGGGGCCGGGGCCGTCGCCCTGTTCGAAACGGTCGAGGTCGACAACGGCGACGCGTCGGCCATCCGGCGTTGGCAGGGCGAACTCGCGGCGCTGACCGGCGGGGTCGCGACGGCAGAATGGACCGCGCCGGATCATGCCCCCTGGCGGCTGGTCGAGCGCTGCCTGCTGAACCCGGGCAGTCCGGGCGAGGCGGCCTGGCACCTCGGCTTCGAACCGCCGGCTGCCGGCCTCGACTGGCAGGCCGGCGACATCGTCGAGCTGGTTGGACCCTCGACCGACGACGGCCTGGCCCTGCGCGAATACTCCGTCGCCTCCCTGCCGTCGGACGGTCGGGTGGAGTTGCTGGTGCGCCGCATGCATCGTCCCGACGGCACGCCGGGTCTGGTGTCGGGCTGGCTGACGGGCCCGCTGAAGGTCGGGGACGCCGTGCCGATGCGTCTTCGCGTCAATGCCGCCTTCCGCGCGCCGCCGTCCTCCACGCCCATGATCCTGATCGGCAATGGCACCGGCCTGGCGGGCCTGCGATCGCACCTGAAGGCCCGCGCGTCAGAACCGGGATCGGCCCAGACCTGGCTCATGTTCGGCGAGCGGACGGCAGAACACGATGCCTTCCATGACGCCGAGTTGCAGGGCTGGCTGGCCAGCGGTGCCCTGACCCGGCTGGACCGGACCTTCTCGCGCGATCCCGGCGACGGGCGCTATGTGCAGGCGCTGATCACAGAGAATGCCGACACCGTCCGCGACTGGATCGGGCGGGGCGCGGCCCTCTACATCTGCGGCAGTCTGGAGGGCATGGCGGGCGGGGTACACGTCGCGCTCGAGGACGTGCTGGGCACCACGGCCCTTCGGGATCTGGTCGAAACCGGCCGCTATCGCCGCGACGTCTACTAG
- a CDS encoding transglutaminase-like domain-containing protein yields MKIRVRADLVYRFDPPTDAIYKIQVAHWPGQTVIEERLVTNPPQDFHEDEDADFGARTLRARLSGEVAVTYEALVDNGTLMGLPPGATQHDWNDLPAEVLTYLWPSRYCPSDQFGRFAERQFGDTAGGERVLAILGWITENIDYEAGVSDSETTASRTFIDRAGVCRDFTHMGITLCRASGIPARAVSAFAHQLNPPDFHAIFEVWLSNGWWLVDPTGLAPIEGLVRIACGRDAADIAFLSTQGTCELVRQSITAVAGDADSLKAA; encoded by the coding sequence ATGAAGATCCGCGTCCGCGCCGACCTCGTCTATCGGTTCGATCCCCCGACCGATGCGATCTACAAGATTCAGGTCGCGCACTGGCCGGGTCAGACCGTGATCGAGGAGCGGCTGGTCACCAACCCGCCGCAGGATTTTCACGAGGACGAGGACGCCGACTTCGGGGCCCGCACCCTGCGCGCGCGTCTGTCGGGCGAGGTGGCGGTCACCTATGAGGCCCTGGTCGACAACGGCACCCTGATGGGCCTGCCGCCGGGCGCGACCCAGCACGACTGGAACGACCTGCCGGCCGAAGTCCTGACCTATCTGTGGCCCAGCCGGTACTGCCCGTCGGATCAGTTCGGCCGGTTCGCGGAACGCCAGTTCGGCGACACCGCCGGCGGCGAGCGCGTCCTGGCGATCCTGGGCTGGATCACCGAGAACATCGACTATGAGGCGGGCGTGTCGGATTCGGAGACGACGGCCTCGCGCACCTTCATCGACCGGGCCGGTGTGTGCCGCGATTTCACCCATATGGGCATCACCCTGTGCCGGGCCTCTGGCATCCCGGCCCGCGCCGTCAGTGCCTTTGCCCATCAGCTGAACCCGCCGGACTTCCATGCGATCTTCGAGGTCTGGCTGTCGAACGGCTGGTGGCTGGTCGATCCGACCGGGCTGGCCCCGATCGAAGGGCTCGTACGGATCGCCTGCGGGCGCGACGCGGCCGACATCGCCTTCCTGTCGACCCAGGGGACCTGCGAACTGGTCCGTCAGTCGATCACGGCCGTCGCGGGGGATGCGGACAGCCTCAAGGCCGCCTGA
- a CDS encoding M1 family metallopeptidase yields MRSVLSVLAATLLATTATAQDASSRESTAFTLLTDQPRTAEQEAVRIDLVDLSIKVIPDDKAIDAVAELTFTATAPVARLVVELDTLFDVSAVSVDGLAAEWTNPEGRMTVALPRPLAAGDTTTLRIAYAGQPRVAPNAPWDGGFVWSTAPGGEPWIATAIQGEGCDLLWPCIDSPLAEPARVNLHITVPTGLSAPSNGRFLGSEDHGDGWTTWNWSAANPNTYAIALNIGPYAELRADYRSRFGNTFPMHYWYLKSDDPAQAAALFAEFPLQLDFFEATVGPFPFGDEKMGVVETPHLGMEHQTINAYGNQYRLDGRGYDWLLQHELSHEWFGNQLTNANADDMWLHEGLGTYMQPLYARWLNGDRYMQTELAKMQQDLRNQFPVVSGTLKSEDEVYKGETGPGNDIYFKGALIAHSLRMLIGDAAFHEAVTTLVYGRPDPQPGNFTTLYRSTPDFLRIVNDVTGQDYGWFFRGYLYNAALPVLAETREGDTLGLSWTTGDGGVFPMPVEVEIDGVVQTVPMTGGRGSIAVPAGAHVLVDPDNKVLRRLDFVEAWRARPGR; encoded by the coding sequence ATGCGATCCGTTCTGTCCGTTCTTGCTGCGACCCTTCTGGCCACCACCGCAACCGCACAGGACGCCTCGTCCCGCGAGTCGACCGCCTTCACCCTGCTGACCGACCAGCCCCGGACGGCCGAACAGGAGGCGGTGCGAATCGACCTCGTGGATCTGTCGATCAAGGTCATCCCGGACGACAAGGCCATCGATGCCGTGGCCGAATTGACCTTCACCGCCACTGCCCCCGTCGCTCGACTGGTGGTCGAGCTGGATACCCTGTTCGACGTCTCGGCGGTGTCGGTCGACGGCCTGGCCGCCGAATGGACAAATCCCGAAGGCCGGATGACCGTCGCCCTGCCCCGCCCGTTGGCGGCGGGCGACACCACCACCCTGCGCATCGCCTATGCCGGACAGCCGCGCGTGGCCCCCAACGCGCCCTGGGACGGCGGCTTCGTCTGGTCGACGGCGCCCGGCGGCGAACCCTGGATCGCCACCGCCATCCAGGGCGAGGGCTGCGACCTGCTGTGGCCCTGCATCGACAGCCCTCTGGCCGAGCCGGCCCGCGTCAACCTGCACATCACCGTGCCCACCGGCCTGTCTGCCCCGTCCAACGGCCGGTTCTTGGGCTCGGAGGACCACGGCGACGGCTGGACGACGTGGAACTGGAGCGCCGCCAACCCGAACACCTATGCCATCGCCCTAAACATCGGGCCGTACGCGGAGCTGCGGGCCGACTATCGCAGCCGGTTCGGCAACACCTTCCCGATGCATTACTGGTACCTGAAGTCGGACGACCCGGCGCAGGCCGCCGCCCTGTTTGCGGAGTTCCCGCTGCAGCTGGACTTCTTCGAGGCTACGGTGGGCCCCTTCCCGTTCGGCGACGAGAAGATGGGCGTGGTCGAGACGCCCCACCTGGGCATGGAGCACCAGACGATCAACGCCTATGGCAACCAGTATCGGCTGGACGGCAGGGGGTACGACTGGCTGCTGCAACATGAACTGTCACATGAGTGGTTCGGCAACCAGCTGACCAATGCCAACGCCGATGACATGTGGCTGCACGAGGGTCTGGGCACCTATATGCAGCCGCTCTATGCCCGCTGGCTGAACGGCGACCGGTACATGCAGACCGAACTGGCCAAGATGCAGCAGGATCTGCGCAACCAGTTCCCCGTCGTGTCCGGCACGCTCAAGAGCGAGGACGAGGTCTACAAGGGCGAGACCGGCCCGGGTAACGACATCTATTTCAAGGGCGCGCTGATCGCCCATTCCCTGCGGATGCTGATCGGAGACGCGGCGTTCCACGAGGCCGTGACGACGCTGGTCTATGGGAGGCCCGATCCGCAGCCGGGCAATTTCACCACCCTGTATCGCTCGACGCCCGACTTCCTGCGGATCGTCAACGACGTGACGGGCCAGGACTACGGCTGGTTCTTCCGCGGCTATCTCTACAATGCCGCCCTGCCCGTGCTGGCCGAGACGCGCGAAGGCGACACTCTGGGCCTGTCGTGGACCACCGGCGACGGCGGCGTCTTTCCCATGCCTGTGGAGGTCGAGATCGATGGCGTCGTCCAGACCGTCCCGATGACCGGCGGGCGCGGGTCGATCGCCGTCCCGGCCGGGGCGCACGTCCTGGTCGATCCCGACAACAAGGTCCTGCGGCGGCTGGACTTCGTCGAGGCCTGGCGCGCCCGACCCGGCCGGTAG
- the rpmB gene encoding 50S ribosomal protein L28, protein MSRRCELTGIGPMVGNLVSHSNVKTKRRFLPSLKKVKLASEALGQSYTLRISNAALRTLDFKGGLDPFIVKADDEKLSVAAQRIKRQVKAKLAEQAAA, encoded by the coding sequence ATGTCACGTCGTTGCGAACTCACCGGTATCGGCCCGATGGTCGGTAACCTGGTCAGCCACTCGAATGTGAAGACCAAGCGCCGGTTCCTGCCGTCGCTGAAGAAGGTCAAGCTGGCTTCGGAAGCCCTGGGCCAGTCCTACACCCTGCGCATCTCGAACGCGGCGCTGCGGACCCTGGACTTCAAGGGTGGTCTGGATCCGTTCATCGTCAAGGCTGACGACGAGAAGCTGTCGGTCGCGGCCCAGCGCATCAAGCGTCAGGTCAAGGCCAAGCTGGCCGAGCAAGCCGCCGCCTGA
- a CDS encoding DUF3617 domain-containing protein encodes MTVSAFVLRTLAVAAPAVAGAVLLAAPSSAQAPGGEPLPGYWEYTTNAVGIRSTEQKCVRPSEINRFFGGLSTRRWRCVYPTREVGNGNARFEGTCTDPRGRRVNVRLRGPYQTESFRFSGGAQLARGTPFLPASITARRLAAVCPAGAEYF; translated from the coding sequence ATGACCGTGTCCGCCTTCGTCCTCCGCACCCTGGCCGTCGCCGCGCCCGCCGTGGCCGGAGCCGTCCTGCTGGCCGCGCCGTCATCGGCCCAGGCCCCCGGCGGCGAGCCTCTGCCCGGCTACTGGGAATACACGACCAACGCCGTGGGCATCCGCAGCACCGAACAGAAATGCGTGCGGCCCAGCGAGATCAACCGCTTCTTCGGCGGCCTGTCCACGCGGCGCTGGCGCTGTGTCTATCCGACGCGCGAGGTCGGCAACGGCAATGCGCGCTTCGAAGGCACCTGCACCGATCCGCGGGGCCGCCGGGTCAACGTTCGCCTGCGGGGGCCCTATCAGACCGAGAGTTTCCGGTTCAGCGGCGGGGCCCAGCTCGCGCGCGGCACGCCGTTTCTGCCGGCCAGCATCACCGCGCGTCGTCTCGCCGCCGTCTGTCCGGCGGGCGCCGAGTACTTCTAG
- a CDS encoding LysR substrate-binding domain-containing protein — protein sequence MSSIRVFEAAARLNSFTRAAEELGMTQAAVSWQIKALETKLGISLFRRLPREVRPTEPGERLSRAATEAMTLLRRAFAEVTETDQGVLTITTLTTLATQWLAPRLGAFQLANPGLAVRLDTSPHIVDLARSNVDVALRSGSGDWPGTEAALLMPSVFVPLCSPALCATLKLTTPADLLDAPRVGDEKEWAAWFASAGVSTPTTPATQLRADIQGLEVAAALGGQGVALGSPILFAREIAAGLLTRPFAHTVTLSNGYWIAWPEDRRRSPKIARFRDWLLAEAAADPAIAAG from the coding sequence TTGTCCTCGATCCGGGTGTTCGAAGCGGCGGCGCGTCTCAACAGCTTCACCCGCGCGGCGGAGGAACTGGGCATGACCCAGGCGGCGGTCAGCTGGCAGATCAAGGCGCTGGAGACGAAATTGGGGATCAGCCTGTTTCGCCGCCTGCCGCGAGAGGTGCGGCCGACCGAACCGGGCGAACGACTGTCGCGCGCGGCGACCGAGGCCATGACCCTTCTGCGGCGCGCATTCGCCGAGGTGACCGAGACCGATCAGGGTGTCCTGACCATCACCACCCTGACGACGCTGGCGACCCAGTGGCTGGCCCCCCGGCTGGGCGCGTTCCAGCTGGCCAATCCGGGGCTGGCGGTGCGGCTGGATACCAGTCCCCACATCGTCGATCTGGCCCGCTCCAACGTCGATGTGGCCCTGCGATCCGGCAGCGGCGACTGGCCGGGGACCGAGGCGGCGCTCCTGATGCCCAGCGTGTTCGTGCCGCTGTGCAGCCCCGCCCTGTGCGCGACCCTGAAGCTCACCACGCCTGCGGACCTGCTGGACGCGCCCCGGGTCGGCGATGAGAAGGAGTGGGCCGCGTGGTTCGCCAGCGCGGGCGTCAGCACTCCGACCACGCCCGCCACCCAGTTGCGCGCCGATATCCAGGGGCTGGAGGTGGCGGCGGCCCTGGGCGGTCAGGGCGTGGCGCTGGGATCCCCGATCCTGTTCGCGCGCGAGATCGCAGCCGGCCTGCTGACCCGGCCGTTCGCCCACACAGTCACCCTGTCGAACGGCTACTGGATTGCGTGGCCGGAGGATCGGCGGCGATCACCCAAGATCGCGCGGTTCCGGGATTGGCTGCTGGCCGAGGCCGCAGCCGATCCGGCCATCGCGGCCGGCTAG